TTCATGCGCTCTAGCTTGCGATGAAGAGTCAGATGATCATAGCGATAATTCGTCTGAACCACAACCGGAACCAAGCGCTACCTGCCAAGAAGATTGTTCGAATTATCTGGAAGTGCTGGCGGAGTGCGACCTGGAAAGTCCGACTCTCGCATCCTGTCTCGGCGATTGTCAGAAAAACGTTTACACGCATCTCAATCTTGAATGCATCATTGAAAGTTGCGAAACATCCGAATGTGAATTTCGCGCCGATTGCATTGAAGTGTGTTTCAATACCGGTTATGCGTGAAACGAAACATTCGATTCCAATGTGACAAGAAAAAATTAAATAAAATGAAAAAGGCCGTCGATTCCATCATGCCGATTCGATAATATTGGTATCGTCTTCAGCGAGGGCAAATCGATGCACATCATCCTGACCGGCCACCGGCGGGTGGGCAAAACGACCCTGTGTCGCCGGTTGACCGACGAATTGCGGCGTGTCGGCTACCGGATCGGCGGGGTGCTGACCGAAACCCAGGCCGACGAGAAGGGCCGCACGCTGGTCGTTCACGACCTCGCCGCGGGCAGCAGCGCGCCGCTGGCCAGCACGTTGTGGGGCGGCCCGGGCCAGACGCAAGGGCCGTTCACCTTCAGTGACGACGCGCTCTACAAGGCGATCAAGGCGATCGGCCTGGGGATGAGCGCCGACTTGCTGGTCATCGACGAGATCGGCCCGCTGGAAATGAAACGTCAGGGATTCTTCCCGATCCTGCACATCGTCCGGCGGTCGCGCAACAGTTTGCTGGTCGTGCGCCCGGAACTGGCGGAGCAGGCGAAGGCCTGGCTGCGGCTCGGCGACGATTG
The Myxococcales bacterium genome window above contains:
- a CDS encoding AAA family ATPase, which translates into the protein MHIILTGHRRVGKTTLCRRLTDELRRVGYRIGGVLTETQADEKGRTLVVHDLAAGSSAPLASTLWGGPGQTQGPFTFSDDALYKAIKAIGLGMSADLLVIDEIGPLEMKRQGFFPILHIVRRSRNSLLVVRPELAEQAKAWLRLGDDCETVVVTYENREQLFPDLLNRLNLALKVERLN